The proteins below are encoded in one region of Rana temporaria chromosome 2, aRanTem1.1, whole genome shotgun sequence:
- the SMIM12 gene encoding small integral membrane protein 12 yields the protein MWPLIMTAARTYAPYITFPVALVVGAVGYHLEWFIRGTPQQTKEEQSILEKREERVLQEAAGRDLTQVTSLKERLEFTPKAALNRNRPEKS from the coding sequence ATGTGGCCTCTAATAATGACTGCAGCAAGGACTTATGCTCCATACATTACCTTCCCAGTGGCACTCGTGGTGGGAGCGGTGGGATATCACTTGGAATGGTTTATTCGTGGAACCCCACAGCAGACTAAAGAAGAGCAGAGCATTCtagaaaaaagagaggaaagagtCCTACAGGAGGCTGCAGGACGGGATCTCACTCAAGTCACCAGTCTGAAGGAAAGACTGGAATTTACACCCAAAGCTGCCCTAAATCGCAATCGACCAGAAAAAAGCTAA